TATTTACGCCCATCGCCCCAATACCTGCCGCGCTTATCCACAGTTCACGCCAGATTTCCGCTGGCTGCTGCCGGATATCATCGAAGGTGCCAGCCTCTGCCCGATTATTTACAATGTGCTGGTACGCTTACTGCCTCTGGTCGACGAAGGCATCGAAAAACACATTTAAGCAAATTCCAAGCACGCGAAAACAATCTCTAACTATAAAAATCTCATAAATACAACCTGAAACCACCACAAGGATGAAACAAGTCCCGGCCATGCTGCGTATAAAGGAATAGATTGACAACAAGACAGCAAAAGCTGATTTAAAGGATTCCAAATGCAAAAGCGGCTGACAAAATCTAGTGATACCATGATTGCTGGTGTGGCCGGTGGGCTGGCAGAATATTTCAACGTTGACCCTACCCTGGTCCGTCTGCTCTTCGTCCTGTTTGCCCTGGCGGGCGGCCCCGGCTTACTCGTATACATCGTGCTATGGGTCGTGATGCCAAGCGCCTATTCAAAACGCAAGTACGAATAAGTACACTGGGAGCAACACAAAGAGCAACACAATAAGGGCATCAACCCGGCAAGAAAATGATATATAAACGACCTACAGAAACGAACACACGAGAGAGGATCTCATGAACGAAACACCGAAACGACTTTATCGCTCCGAGACAGACCGCCAGGTTGCTGGTGTCTGTGGTGGGATTGCAGCATACTTCAATGTGGATCCTACCCTTGTGCGCATCGTATTTTTGCTGCTCCTACT
The Phototrophicus methaneseepsis DNA segment above includes these coding regions:
- a CDS encoding PspC domain-containing protein, translated to MQKRLTKSSDTMIAGVAGGLAEYFNVDPTLVRLLFVLFALAGGPGLLVYIVLWVVMPSAYSKRKYE